One Gossypium hirsutum isolate 1008001.06 chromosome A11, Gossypium_hirsutum_v2.1, whole genome shotgun sequence genomic window carries:
- the LOC121209856 gene encoding uncharacterized protein: MAKELGEEITKKPLIIAMKGHPGTGKSTLAHALASALKFPLVDKDDIRDSTFPLHQQPQGSDTLLNHLSYEAIWRVASTQLHLGISVIIDSPLSHRTHLDRLISLAASAGARLLIVECRPSDEAKWRERLEGRERVGTSQTLGRSFRS; the protein is encoded by the coding sequence ATGGCTAAAGAATTAGGAGAGGAAATAACTAAGAAGCCATTGATAATAGCAATGAAAGGGCATCCCGGCACTGGCAAATCCACTTTAGCCCATGCCTTAGCCTCAGCCCTCAAATTCCCTCTCGTCGACAAAGATGACATCCGCGACTCCACTTTTCCGCTCCATCAGCAACCACAAGGTTCCGACACCCTCCTCAACCACCTCTCCTACGAAGCTATCTGGCGAGTCGCCTCAACTCAGCTCCACCTCGGCATCAGCGTCATCATCGACTCTCCTCTCTCTCACAGAACCCATCTCGACCGTCTCATCAGCTTAGCGGCGTCGGCCGGAGCCCGCCTCCTGATTGTGGAGTGCCGGCCTTCGGACGAGGCTAAGTGGAGGGAGAGGCTTGAAGGGAGGGAAAGAGTTGGCACAAGCCAAACTCTTGGGAGGAGCTTCAGGAGCTGA
- the LOC121209857 gene encoding pentatricopeptide repeat-containing protein At1g20230 produces the protein MPVRPEAGVWGHCLELVEFIQCRTGRNRCQIVTQLDAENPGRYVLLSNIYASLGKRREAYRIRNLMKSRGVKKKVGWTSIEIKGKMYTFVAGDRANPEMDLIYSELGKLMERIRQEGYIPDVSFVLHDVEGETKEMMLYAHSEKLPSFLG, from the coding sequence ATGCCTGTGAGACCAGAAGCTGGTGTCTGGGGGCACTGCTTGGAGCTTGTAGAATTCATTCAATGTAGAACTGGCAGAAATCGCTGCCAAATCGTTACTCAACTGGATGCCGAAAATCCCGGAAGGTATGTTCTCTTGTCCAACATATATGCATCATTGGGAAAAAGAAGAGAAGCTTATAGGATTAGAAATTTAATGAAAAGCAGAGGTGTAAAGAAAAAAGTCGGTTGGACTAGTATAGAGATTAAGGGCAAGATGTATACGTTCGTGGCCGGGGATAGAGCAAACCCTGAAATGGATCTAATCTATTCAGAGTTGGGTAAACTAATGGAGAGGATTAGACAAGAAGGGTATATACCAGATGTAAGCTTTGTATTGCATGATGTGGAGGGGGAGACAAAGGAGATGATGTTGTATGCACACAGTGAGAAGCTGCCATCGTTTTTGGGCTGA
- the LOC107923125 gene encoding uncharacterized protein has product MAKELGEEITKKPLIIAMKGHPGTGKSTLAHALASALKFPLVDKDDIRDSTFPLHQQPQGSDTLLNHLSYEAIWRVASTQLHLGISVIIDSPLSHRTHLDRLISLAASAGARLLIVECRPSDEAKWRERLEGREKSWHKPNSWEELQELIKGYGGCTEYDVGDVPKMVVDTTAPNLGLEELVSSVVRFIASS; this is encoded by the coding sequence ATGGCTAAAGAATTAGGAGAGGAAATAACTAAGAAGCCATTGATAATAGCAATGAAAGGGCATCCCGGCACTGGCAAATCCACTTTAGCCCATGCCTTAGCCTCAGCCCTCAAATTCCCTCTCGTCGACAAAGATGACATCCGCGACTCCACTTTTCCGCTCCATCAGCAACCACAAGGTTCCGACACCCTCCTCAACCACCTCTCCTACGAAGCTATCTGGCGAGTCGCCTCAACTCAGCTCCACCTCGGCATCAGCGTCATCATCGACTCTCCTCTCTCTCACAGAACCCATCTCGACCGTCTCATCAGCTTAGCGGCGTCGGCCGGAGCCCGCCTCCTGATTGTGGAGTGCCGGCCTTCGGACGAGGCTAAGTGGAGGGAGAGGCTTGAAGGGAGGGAAAAGAGTTGGCACAAGCCAAACTCTTGGGAGGAGCTTCAGGAGCTGATTAAGGGGTATGGCGGATGCACGGAGTACGATGTCGGAGATGTGCCCAAGATGGTGGTTGACACGACGGCGCCTAATCTAGGGTTGGAGGAGTTGGTTTCCAGTGTAGTGCGTTTCATTGCTTCTTCTTGA
- the LOC107923536 gene encoding pentatricopeptide repeat-containing protein At1g11290, chloroplastic produces MYAKCGLFPVSERVFDKMPQRSIVSWSAMIGACLQCGFHEQGLLLFTRMLDQGIKPNRASILNATACVRRENAAHHMHRVIMDNVLDNDHSVQNATMLMFARCGRIDLARSLFDGFTYKDLVCWASMIDAYARADLPLEALLLFNQMRLQCVLPDSITLLAVIQACSILASLHLARTLHAVIIRCFLECQLELDTAVLDLYMKCGSLTYARKVFDNMKGRNIISWSTMLSGYGMHGHGKEALHLFDQMKALIKPDHVTFVSILSACSHAGLINEGWECFDSMVRDFGVTPTSEHYACMVDLLGRAGQLNQALEFIEKMPVRPEAGVWGALLGACRIHSNVELAEIAAKSLLNLDAENPGSIEIKGKMYTFVAGDRANPEMDLIYSELGKLMERIRQEGYIPDVSFVLHDVEGETKEMMLYAHSEKLAIVFGLIKLGHESSIRITKNLRVCGDCHTATKFISKVTGREIVVRDSQRFHHFMNGTCSCGDYW; encoded by the exons ATGTATGCCAAATGCGGCCTTTTTCCTGTTTCCGAAAGAGTGTTCGATAAAATGCCCCAAAGAAGTATAGTGTCATGGAGCGCAATGATTGGAGCGTGCTTGCAGTGTGGTTTTCATGAGCAAGGGTTGTTGCTGTTTACCAGGATGTTGGATCAAGGAATTAAACCCAACAGGGCTTCTATTTTAAATGCCACAGCCTGCGTTCGGCGTGAGAACGCGGCTCATCATATGCATAGAGTCATCATGGATAATGTACTTGATAATGATCACTCCGTGCAAAATGCCACCATGCTTATGTTTGCTAGATGCGGAAGAATTGACCTTGCTAGAAGCTTATTTGATGGGTTCACATACAAGGATTTGGTTTGCTGGGCCTCAATGATCGACGCATATGCTCGGGCTGACTTGCCACTTGAAGCTTTGCTCCTCTTTAACCAAATGAGATTACAATGTGTCCTTCCCGATTCTATTACCCTTCTTGCCGTGATTCAAGCTTGTTCAATACTAGCTTCTTTGCACCTTGCACGAACCCTTCATGCCGTTATTATTCGTTGTTTCCTAGAGTGTCAATTAGAGTTAGATACTGCTGTCCTTGACCTTTACATGAAATGTGGCAGCTTAACGTATGCTAGAAAAGTTTTCGATAACATGAAAGGAAGGAATATCATCTCCTGGAGCACTATGTTATCCGGGTATGGTATGCACGGCCACGGTAAAGAAGCACTTCATCTCTTTGATCAAATGAAGGCCTTAATAAAGCCAGACCACGTCACATTCGTATCAATATTGTCAGCATGTAGTCATGCCGGTTTAATTAATGAAGGATGGGAGTGCTTCGATTCCATGGTAAGAGACTTTGGGGTAACACCAACGTCCGAACATTATGCATGTATGGTTGATCTATTGGGCAGAGCTGGGCAGTTGAACCAGGCCCTGGAGTTCATTGAAAAGATGCCTGTGAGACCAGAAGCTGGTGTCTGGGGGGCACTGCTTGGAGCTTGTAGAATTCATTCAAATGTAGAACTGGCAGAAATCGCTGCCAAATCGTTACTCAACTTGGATGCCGAAAATCCCGGAAG TATAGAGATTAAGGGCAAGATGTATACGTTCGTGGCCGGGGATAGAGCAAACCCTGAAATGGATCTAATCTATTCAGAGTTGGGTAAACTAATGGAGAGGATTAGACAAGAAGGGTATATACCAGATGTAAGCTTTGTATTGCATGATGTGGAGGGGGAGACAAAGGAGATGATGTTGTATGCACACAGTGAGAAGCTGGCCATCGTTTTTGGGCTGATAAAGTTGGGACATGAAAGTTCGATTAGAATAACAAAGAATTTGAGGGTGTGTGGTGATTGTCATACGGCTACAAAGTTCATTTCCAAGGTTACAGGAAGGGAAATTGTGGTGAGAGATTCCCAGAGGTTCCATCATTTTATGAATGGCACTTGTTCCTGTGGAGATTATTGGTGA